The Streptomyces sp. HUAS CB01 genome has a segment encoding these proteins:
- the cpaB gene encoding Flp pilus assembly protein CpaB, producing the protein MNSRQRRGIVLLLLSVLCAFAAFAGVLSVIGDVNSKVGPEVAAYRVKSDVAPYQALQPSQFEKITMPRRWLSENAVTDVSVVDGKVAVTQLKKGSLLQDDMFVKRPALDRDEQEIAIMIDAATGVAGKIRAGDSVNIYATFAADDQGGAKAQSRVIVPNARVIDVGRLTALEPKEDDRRGTLREAVPITFALTTKDAQRVAYAESFAVNVRLALLADGGSTQLRPGEGTYTLEGDK; encoded by the coding sequence ATGAATTCACGCCAACGCCGCGGCATCGTCCTGCTGCTCCTCTCGGTCCTGTGCGCCTTCGCCGCGTTCGCCGGTGTGCTCTCGGTGATCGGCGACGTGAATTCCAAGGTCGGGCCCGAGGTCGCCGCGTACCGGGTCAAGTCCGACGTCGCCCCGTACCAGGCGCTGCAGCCGAGCCAGTTCGAGAAGATCACCATGCCCAGGCGCTGGCTCTCCGAGAACGCGGTGACCGACGTCTCGGTCGTCGACGGAAAGGTGGCCGTCACCCAGCTCAAGAAGGGCTCGCTGCTCCAGGACGACATGTTCGTCAAGCGCCCGGCACTCGACCGCGACGAACAGGAGATAGCCATCATGATCGACGCCGCCACGGGGGTGGCGGGCAAGATCAGAGCCGGCGACTCCGTCAACATCTACGCCACTTTCGCCGCCGACGACCAGGGCGGGGCGAAGGCGCAGTCCCGCGTCATCGTCCCCAACGCCCGGGTGATCGACGTCGGCAGGCTCACCGCGCTCGAGCCCAAGGAGGACGACAGGCGGGGCACCCTGCGCGAGGCCGTCCCGATCACCTTCGCGCTGACCACCAAGGACGCCCAGCGCGTCGCGTACGCCGAGTCGTTCGCGGTGAACGTGCGGCTCGCACTCCTCGCCGACGGCGGTTCGACCCAGCTGCGCCCGGGGGAGGGTACCTACACCCTCGAAGGGGACAAGTGA
- a CDS encoding AAA family ATPase — MTTRILPVVGEADAARSITTLLSQLPEAEPAGPVGDSTSLIDTLARLAAESVDELPEVVLVHERIGPVPALELIREVALRFPAVGVVLVTADASPGLYSAAMDSGARGLVGMPLSYEELAQRVQAAAAWSVGVRRHLGSGGDVFTGPGGTVVTVSGAKGGVGTTLTAVQLALAARAGGMTVALADLDLQSGDVASYLDVQFRRSIVDLAGIQDISPRVLQDAVYAHETGIGLLLAPGEGERGEEVTDRSVRQIVSALRNRYEVVVVDCGSYMNGANAAAIEMADTTLLVTTPDVVAVRAAKRMVRLWDRLQIRKAEETVTVVNRYMRNTEIQPPLVERITSTRVARVVIPANFKELQALVDAGRMQDLEAKSTVKQALWGLAGELGLVKSNEVPQKQGKLRSDRGALGIRRRS; from the coding sequence ATGACGACCAGAATCCTCCCGGTCGTCGGTGAAGCCGACGCCGCCCGATCCATCACCACCCTGCTCAGCCAGCTCCCGGAAGCGGAGCCGGCGGGGCCGGTCGGTGACTCGACATCGCTGATCGACACCCTGGCACGGCTCGCCGCGGAGTCCGTGGACGAGCTCCCTGAGGTCGTCCTGGTCCACGAGCGGATCGGTCCGGTGCCGGCACTCGAACTGATCCGGGAGGTGGCCCTCCGCTTCCCCGCGGTCGGGGTCGTTCTGGTCACCGCCGACGCGAGTCCCGGCCTGTACTCGGCCGCGATGGACTCCGGCGCCCGCGGCCTGGTCGGCATGCCCCTCTCCTACGAGGAGCTGGCCCAGCGCGTGCAGGCCGCGGCCGCGTGGTCGGTCGGCGTACGGCGCCATCTGGGCTCCGGCGGCGATGTGTTCACCGGCCCCGGGGGCACGGTCGTCACGGTCAGCGGCGCCAAGGGCGGCGTCGGCACCACGCTCACCGCCGTCCAGCTCGCCCTCGCCGCCAGGGCCGGCGGGATGACCGTCGCGCTCGCCGACCTCGATCTGCAGTCGGGCGACGTCGCCTCCTACCTGGACGTCCAGTTCCGGCGCTCGATCGTCGACCTGGCCGGCATCCAGGACATCTCGCCGCGCGTCCTGCAGGACGCGGTCTACGCCCACGAGACCGGGATCGGGCTGCTTCTCGCCCCCGGCGAGGGCGAACGGGGCGAGGAGGTCACCGACCGCTCGGTGCGCCAGATCGTCAGCGCCCTGAGGAACCGCTACGAGGTCGTGGTCGTCGACTGTGGCAGCTACATGAACGGCGCCAACGCGGCGGCGATCGAGATGGCCGACACGACGCTGCTCGTGACCACACCGGACGTCGTCGCCGTCCGCGCGGCCAAGCGCATGGTCAGGCTCTGGGACCGGCTCCAGATCCGCAAGGCGGAGGAGACGGTCACCGTCGTCAACCGGTACATGCGCAACACGGAGATACAGCCCCCGCTCGTCGAGCGGATCACCTCGACCCGGGTCGCCCGGGTCGTGATCCCCGCCAACTTCAAGGAACTGCAGGCCCTCGTGGACGCGGGCCGGATGCAGGACCTCGAGGCCAAGTCCACGGTCAAGCAGGCGCTGTGGGGGCTGGCGGGGGAGCTGGGACTGGTGAAGTCGAACGAGGTACCGCAGAAACAGGGCAAGTTGAGGAGCGACCGGGGTGCCCTGGGCATCCGGAGAAGGTCCTGA
- a CDS encoding TadE family protein, producing MSTGSSRTILGNDRGQTAVEFTGMVPIILATLVLLWQAALVGYAFSLAGNSADEGARAGAAAGWGAAGQVCEQAARKNLPDSWEAEISCPPGGGDLYDVEVDVVVPVLYPGFIDFSFTAPGRASAVWEG from the coding sequence GTGAGCACCGGCAGCAGCCGGACCATCCTCGGGAACGACCGCGGGCAGACCGCGGTGGAGTTCACCGGAATGGTGCCGATCATCCTGGCGACGCTGGTCCTGCTCTGGCAGGCGGCGCTCGTCGGCTACGCGTTCTCGCTCGCGGGGAACTCCGCGGACGAGGGAGCCCGGGCGGGCGCCGCGGCGGGCTGGGGCGCGGCCGGGCAGGTCTGCGAGCAGGCGGCGCGGAAGAACCTCCCGGACTCCTGGGAGGCCGAGATCAGCTGTCCGCCGGGCGGTGGGGACCTCTACGACGTGGAGGTCGACGTCGTCGTCCCGGTCCTCTACCCGGGCTTCATCGACTTCTCGTTCACCGCACCCGGGCGGGCCTCCGCCGTGTGGGAGGGCTGA
- a CDS encoding TadE/TadG family type IV pilus assembly protein: MRKRISSRHGARGRGDRGQTAIEYLGWIPILLLIALAAIQLGIAVYAVQQAGTAARAAARTVSIDNGSGERGGKAAMSDWLADGTDIDVDPAGDEVTATAHVDIPSLIPVFDFGRATRSATMPVTDR; encoded by the coding sequence ATGCGGAAGCGCATCTCCTCGCGGCACGGTGCACGCGGCCGCGGCGACCGGGGCCAGACCGCGATCGAGTACCTCGGCTGGATCCCCATCCTGCTGCTGATCGCCCTCGCCGCGATCCAGCTCGGCATCGCCGTGTACGCGGTGCAGCAGGCGGGGACGGCGGCACGGGCGGCGGCACGGACCGTGTCGATCGACAACGGGAGCGGAGAGCGGGGCGGGAAGGCGGCGATGAGCGACTGGCTGGCCGACGGCACGGACATCGACGTCGACCCGGCCGGTGACGAGGTGACCGCCACCGCGCACGTCGACATCCCCTCCCTCATCCCGGTCTTCGACTTCGGCCGGGCCACCCGCTCCGCGACCATGCCCGTCACCGACCGCTGA
- a CDS encoding CpaF family protein, with the protein MSLRARINNPEPSPGQGSDSQLVGIYRAKLLEEIDLAEMSTLQAAERRARLERVLGHIISREGPVLSSVERSQLIRRVVDEALGLGILEPLLEDASISEIMVNGPEQVFVERRGRLELLPMRFSSNEQLMQTIERIVSTVNRRVDEANPMVDARLPSGERVNVIIPPLSLSGPILTIRRFPRAFTLREMIELGSLDEQMTMLLSGLVRAKFNVIVSGATGTGKTTLLNALSGLIPDGERIVTIEDSAELQLQQNHVITLESRPANVEGKGRITIRDLVRNSLRMRPDRIIVGEVRGGETLDMLQAMSTGHDGSLATVHANSAEDALMRLQTLGSMSEVEIPFVAIKDQINSAVDVIVQLTRHADGSRRITEIAIVDSHGREEYRIVTVCRFNARPMSADGLIHGSFEYLPLPRRVAERLYMKNEPIPPAFGVADSEDQLMLRGAVA; encoded by the coding sequence ATGAGCCTCCGGGCGCGCATCAACAATCCCGAGCCGAGCCCCGGCCAGGGCTCGGACAGCCAGCTCGTCGGGATCTACCGCGCCAAGCTCCTGGAGGAGATCGACCTCGCCGAGATGTCCACGCTGCAGGCCGCCGAGCGGCGGGCGCGGCTGGAGCGGGTGCTGGGCCACATCATCAGCCGCGAGGGACCGGTGCTCTCCTCGGTCGAGCGCTCGCAGCTCATCCGCCGGGTCGTGGACGAGGCCCTGGGCCTCGGCATCCTGGAGCCGCTGCTGGAGGACGCCTCCATCAGCGAGATCATGGTGAACGGGCCCGAGCAGGTGTTCGTCGAGCGCCGTGGCCGGCTGGAACTGCTGCCCATGCGGTTCAGCTCGAACGAGCAGCTCATGCAGACCATCGAGCGCATCGTCTCGACCGTCAACCGCCGTGTGGACGAGGCCAATCCGATGGTGGACGCCCGGCTTCCCAGCGGCGAGCGCGTCAACGTGATCATCCCGCCGCTGTCGCTCAGCGGCCCGATCCTCACCATCCGGCGCTTCCCCCGCGCGTTCACACTGCGCGAGATGATCGAACTCGGCTCCCTGGACGAGCAGATGACGATGCTGCTCTCGGGCCTGGTCCGGGCGAAGTTCAACGTGATCGTCTCCGGGGCCACCGGCACGGGCAAGACCACGCTGCTCAACGCGCTGTCGGGCCTCATCCCCGACGGGGAGCGGATCGTCACCATCGAGGACTCGGCGGAGCTCCAGCTCCAGCAGAACCATGTGATCACGCTGGAGAGCCGGCCCGCCAACGTCGAGGGCAAGGGGCGGATCACCATCCGCGACCTGGTCCGCAACTCGCTGCGCATGCGCCCCGACCGCATCATCGTCGGTGAGGTCCGCGGCGGCGAAACGCTTGACATGCTCCAGGCAATGTCGACGGGTCACGACGGCTCCCTCGCCACCGTCCACGCCAACAGCGCCGAGGACGCGCTGATGCGCCTGCAGACCCTCGGTTCCATGTCCGAGGTCGAGATCCCCTTCGTGGCGATCAAGGACCAGATCAACAGCGCCGTCGATGTGATCGTCCAGCTCACCCGGCACGCCGACGGCTCCCGCAGGATCACCGAGATCGCGATCGTGGACTCCCACGGCAGGGAGGAGTACCGCATCGTCACGGTCTGCCGGTTCAACGCCCGGCCGATGTCCGCCGACGGTCTGATCCACGGCTCCTTCGAGTACCTGCCGCTGCCGCGACGGGTCGCCGAGCGGCTGTACATGAAGAACGAGCCGATCCCGCCTGCGTTCGGCGTCGCCGACTCGGAGGACCAGCTCATGCTGCGCGGGGCGGTGGCATGA
- a CDS encoding type II secretion system F family protein yields the protein MANLPLLTIGVTLLACVLGVIGVHIYSSGKAQRQALVDRMSQTGQIALPAGRRRRFRGVDRRLRGTGLGKRIERKIATTGLDLTPGEYFVYVIGALLAVYFTIGAVFAPFFGILAAVIGLWGANAFLNWQRAKRTEAFINQLPEFTRVLANATQAGLAMRTALAMAAEELDDPAGEELMRVADQLAVGHTLDDALGELAERLPSRELVVLVTTLVLSNRAGGQVVSSLRNLTETLEERKETRREVTTLLSQVKVTALAVPLLGLSFLLMINAIRPGALDKMTASVVGQFAVVIAFGMYAVGFFLIRRMSRIRV from the coding sequence GTGGCCAATCTCCCGCTCCTGACGATCGGCGTCACCCTGCTCGCTTGCGTCCTCGGTGTCATCGGCGTGCACATCTACTCCTCGGGCAAGGCCCAGCGGCAGGCGCTCGTCGACCGTATGTCCCAGACCGGCCAGATCGCCCTTCCTGCGGGCCGTCGACGCCGCTTCCGGGGGGTTGACCGCCGGCTGCGCGGCACGGGACTCGGCAAACGGATCGAACGCAAGATCGCCACGACCGGCCTGGACCTCACCCCGGGCGAGTACTTCGTGTACGTGATCGGCGCGCTGCTCGCCGTCTACTTCACGATCGGGGCCGTCTTCGCGCCGTTCTTCGGCATCCTCGCCGCCGTCATCGGCCTCTGGGGTGCCAACGCCTTCCTCAACTGGCAGCGGGCGAAGCGGACCGAGGCGTTCATCAACCAGCTCCCCGAGTTCACCCGCGTCCTCGCCAACGCCACCCAGGCCGGACTCGCCATGCGCACCGCGCTCGCCATGGCCGCCGAGGAGCTGGACGACCCGGCGGGGGAGGAGCTCATGCGCGTCGCCGACCAGCTCGCCGTCGGCCACACCCTGGACGACGCGCTGGGCGAGCTCGCCGAGCGTCTGCCCTCCCGCGAACTGGTCGTCCTCGTCACGACCCTCGTCCTCTCCAACCGGGCGGGCGGCCAGGTCGTCAGCTCGCTGCGCAACCTGACCGAGACGCTGGAGGAGCGCAAGGAGACCCGGCGCGAGGTCACGACCCTGCTCTCGCAGGTGAAGGTGACCGCGCTCGCCGTTCCGCTCCTCGGCCTCAGCTTCCTGCTGATGATCAACGCCATACGTCCGGGCGCCCTGGACAAGATGACCGCCTCGGTCGTCGGCCAGTTCGCCGTCGTCATCGCCTTCGGCATGTACGCCGTCGGCTTCTTCCTCATCCGCCGTATGTCCCGGATCCGGGTCTGA
- a CDS encoding DUF5936 domain-containing protein has product MGLLLAAVVGLAVYGAFHGIRMYRADAKLPGDLAVALEVGSTRTTAVGSGIDRMGMRFAPTVLSMMGPKRVDALRRRLDMAGNPGGMTVDRYAARRAVYGMLGAAAAFSLVLRGQAVIGLIALVYGLVWTDVVLRAAIRRRRNDIERTLPDFLDVLAVVVSAGLGFRQALERVAEKYKGPWADELRITLRQMDMGVSRRDAFEQLRKRNSSEQVSMFVTALQQGEELGAPIVDTLIQIATDMRRTDAQNARRSASKAVPKTTLVVTMVMLPATMILIVMSFYYGSGVDFADILSGG; this is encoded by the coding sequence ATGGGACTTCTGCTGGCAGCCGTCGTCGGCCTCGCGGTGTACGGGGCCTTCCACGGCATCCGGATGTACCGGGCCGACGCCAAACTGCCCGGCGACCTCGCGGTGGCACTTGAGGTCGGATCGACCCGCACGACCGCGGTCGGGTCCGGCATCGACCGCATGGGCATGCGCTTCGCACCGACCGTGCTCTCCATGATGGGGCCGAAGCGCGTCGACGCCCTGCGCCGCAGGCTCGACATGGCGGGCAACCCCGGCGGTATGACCGTCGACCGCTACGCCGCCCGACGCGCCGTCTACGGCATGCTCGGCGCGGCCGCCGCGTTCTCGCTCGTCCTGCGCGGACAGGCGGTCATCGGCCTGATCGCCCTGGTGTACGGACTCGTCTGGACCGACGTGGTCCTGCGCGCCGCCATCCGCCGCCGCCGCAACGACATCGAGCGCACCCTGCCCGACTTCCTCGACGTCCTCGCCGTCGTCGTCTCCGCGGGACTCGGCTTCCGGCAGGCGCTGGAGCGGGTCGCCGAGAAGTACAAGGGCCCCTGGGCCGACGAGCTCCGGATCACCCTGCGCCAGATGGACATGGGCGTGAGCCGCCGCGACGCGTTCGAACAGCTGCGCAAGCGGAACTCCTCCGAGCAGGTGTCGATGTTCGTCACCGCACTCCAGCAGGGGGAGGAACTCGGTGCCCCGATCGTCGACACCCTCATCCAGATCGCCACGGACATGCGGCGGACGGACGCACAGAACGCCAGGCGCTCCGCCTCCAAGGCCGTCCCCAAGACGACGCTCGTGGTCACGATGGTCATGCTCCCCGCGACCATGATCCTCATCGTCATGAGCTTCTACTACGGATCCGGCGTCGACTTCGCCGACATCCTGAGCGGCGGCTGA